CCGGCAGACGCGATTCAGGGCCGCGATAGCCGTGACGCTGGTCATAGGTGACCAGGCCATCGTGCAGCGAATGATTGGCAATTTCCTGCAAGTTGCTTGGAACGGTGGTGGTAACGCGGAAACCTTCGGTGTAGGCCTCGCTGCCATACCGGCCAACCATTTCAGCGCGGGCCATTTCGGCGATATAGGGTGCATTCACTTCCGGCGTTGGCACGTGATAGCTGGCATTCAGTGGTTCGGCCACGGCGCTCTCGTAGGCGGTCTGGTCGATCTTGCCGAGCTTGTACATGCGCCCCAGGATCCAGTCGCGACGCTCCTTGCTGCGCGCCGGGTTGGCCAGCGGGTTGAAGCGCGACGGCGCCTTGGGCAGGCCGGCAATCATCGCCATTTGCGCAAGGCTCGCATCACGAATCGACTTGCCGTAGTACACCTGCGACGCCGCCTCGATCCCGTAGGCGCGGTTGCCCAGGTAAATCTTGTTGACGTAGAGCTCAAGGATTTCGTCCTTGGTCAACTGGCGTTCGATCTGCAGCGCCAGCAGGATTTCGGTGGCTTTACGCGAAAAACTGCGCTCGCTGGTGAGGAAGAAGTTCTTCGCCACCTGCATGGTGATGGTGCTGCCGCCGGATTGAATGTGTCCGCTTTTTACCAACTGCGTGGCTGCGCGCACCAGACTGCTGGGGTCGACGCCATAGTGGTTGGCGAAATTATCGTCTTCGGCCGACAGCAATGCGTTAATGAAATTGGGCGGAATGTCGGCGAAACGGATCGGTGTACGGCGCATTTCGCCGAACTCCGCGATCAGTTTTTCATCGCTGCTGTAGACCCGCAAAGGAATCTGCAACTGGATACTTCTGAGGGCCTCTACCGACGGCAAACCCGGACTAAGGTAGAGGTAGGCCCCGCTGAGTACGAGCAGCAGCCCGCAGACGATCGCGACAATGGAGTACCCGAAAAACTTCAGCAGACGAATCAAGGCTTTTGGATTTCCAGAGAAAAGAAAGAGTTACGCGTCGGGGCATGCATGGCAAATGATGGATCGACCCGGGCGGCAGATAAAAAGCGGGAAAAAACGCTGGGCATTAAAGCATTTTCGCCTCCGGGCGTCATTCGCACGGCTCAAACAAGTCGACCGAATGCATGGCCCGCAGGCAACCAGGCGGTCAGACAGGCAAAGCTTCAGGGAGTTTTATGGAAAAGGGATTTTTCAGGCGCAAACACGACATCCTCCTCGGCGTTGACATCAACGACCAAGGTATCAAACTGATCGAACTGGGCCGTTCGGCGCAGGGTTTCAGCATTGAGGGCTGTGTCACGCAGTGCCTGCCGGCGCAGGCGGTGGTCGACGGCACAGTGCTCGACCTCGAAGGCGCGGGGCGGGCGCTGCAGCAGGCATTGTCGCGGCTGCGTAGCCGCGCCAGGCAGGCAGCCGTGGCGGTATCCGGCCCATCGGTGATTACGCGGGTGATTGAAATGGATGCAGGCCTCAGCGACGAGGAAATGGCCTGGCAGATACAAATGGAGGCCGACCAGTACATTCCATACCCTTTGGATGAGGTCGCCATCGATTTCCAGGTGCGCGGCCCGTCACCCCAGGGAGCGGGGCGGGTCGAGGTATCGTTGGCCGCGTGCCTGCGCCAGCAGGTCGAGGCGCGCGAGGCGGTCCTGGGCCTGGCGGGGCTGGTGACGCGGGTGGTGGATGTCGAAGCATTTGCATTGGAGCGCGCTTGCCGTCAGGATTTTGCCAGCTTCACGCCAGGTCATCGAGTCGATGGCGCACAATGGGCCGTCGATGCCCACGGGATGGGAGTGGCTTGCGGTTTGGCCCTGAGGAGTTTCGCTGGATGACACGAATCAATCTTATGCCCTGGCGCCGGGCGCTGGCGGAGCGGCGTCGCAAGTATTTCCTTGGGCTTCTGCTGGCGTTCGCCTGCCTCGCGCTCGCGGCGGTGTGGCTGGCCGATCAAGTGATCGACCAGGCGATAGACCGGCAGGTAACCCGCAACGTGCGCCTGGACGGGAATGTCGCCGAGCATGACTCACGGATCAAGACCATCGACGACCTGCAGGAACGAAGCCAGCAATTGGCGCAGCGCATGAAGGTGATGCAGGATCTGCACGACGCTCGCTCTTCCGGCGCCAGGCTGTTCGATCAGTTGGCTCGCGCGATGCCCGATGGCGTTCACCTGCATGAGGTGGTCGCGAACGGCGATACGCTCAGCATCCGTGGCAGTGCGGACAGCAACCAGGATATCGCCCAGTTGATGCGTGGGTTGGAGGCGTCGCAAGGCGGCCATTCCGCGCGGCTCGAACGTGTTCAGACAGGCGGTGAGCGCGGCGATCATCAGTTTCAGTTGATGGTGCGCCAGGGGGAAACCATCGAGGCGCAGCCGTGAGCCTGTCCAGGCTCGACTTTTCCGCACTCTCCTACAACGCTGCAAAATGGCCCTGGCCTGCAAGGGTCCTGCTTGGCTGCGCGCTGGGCGGCCTGGTGCTGTTGGTAGGGGAGGTGTCGTACCTTGGGACTGCGCGGGAGCGACTGCACGGGTTGGAGGCGCGGGAACAGGTACTGCGCGAGCAGCTTGAAGAGAAAGCCCGTGTGGCCGCCGACCTTGAGGTTTACGCCGAGCACGTCAGGGTGCTGGAAGAGACCGTCGCGGATCTCCAGGGACAGTTGTCCGGTGACTCGGCAGTGCCGGCCTTGCTCGAAGACATCGCCCGGCTGGCGGTTGCCAAGGGCGTATGGGTCGAAGGCATCGCAGTGTTGGATGAGGCGCCGCAGTCGTTCCATATCGAGCAACCTTTGAAGATTGACGTGACAGGGGCCTATCACGACCTGGCGGCGTTCGTCAGTGCCCTGGGTAGCTTGCGGCCTATCGTCACGGTGCATGACCTGGCGTTGCGGCCCGAGGGGGCTTTGTTGCGTCTTGACCTGCTTGCCAAGACCTATCGAAGTGCGTCCCGCGAGGCCCGCGCGCCACAGACGGTCGTCCAGGGGCCGCGCTTTGTTTATGACTCAGCGTCCTTGCGCGACCCGTTTCAACTCAAGGCCTTGCAGCCGG
This genomic stretch from Pseudomonas orientalis harbors:
- the pilM gene encoding type IV pilus biogenesis protein PilM, yielding MEKGFFRRKHDILLGVDINDQGIKLIELGRSAQGFSIEGCVTQCLPAQAVVDGTVLDLEGAGRALQQALSRLRSRARQAAVAVSGPSVITRVIEMDAGLSDEEMAWQIQMEADQYIPYPLDEVAIDFQVRGPSPQGAGRVEVSLAACLRQQVEAREAVLGLAGLVTRVVDVEAFALERACRQDFASFTPGHRVDGAQWAVDAHGMGVACGLALRSFAG
- a CDS encoding PilN domain-containing protein, producing MTRINLMPWRRALAERRRKYFLGLLLAFACLALAAVWLADQVIDQAIDRQVTRNVRLDGNVAEHDSRIKTIDDLQERSQQLAQRMKVMQDLHDARSSGARLFDQLARAMPDGVHLHEVVANGDTLSIRGSADSNQDIAQLMRGLEASQGGHSARLERVQTGGERGDHQFQLMVRQGETIEAQP
- a CDS encoding pilus assembly protein PilP, whose protein sequence is MSLSRLDFSALSYNAAKWPWPARVLLGCALGGLVLLVGEVSYLGTARERLHGLEAREQVLREQLEEKARVAADLEVYAEHVRVLEETVADLQGQLSGDSAVPALLEDIARLAVAKGVWVEGIAVLDEAPQSFHIEQPLKIDVTGAYHDLAAFVSALGSLRPIVTVHDLALRPEGALLRLDLLAKTYRSASREARAPQTVVQGPRFVYDSASLRDPFQLKALQPEHTPGRPALAPDPTRPRGVLEGIAIDRFDMVGTLSGGGQSFALLRAGSTVYRLAVGDYLGPDHGQVTSIQDSHVELLERFPDERGIWLERPRTLVLNVNS